CATCGAGTTCGACGAGCCACTCGAGGTCGCAAGCTGTGTTGGCAACGTTTCCCTGCTGGACAACGAGCGCTTTGCCCACACCCACGCTGTCCTCTCGGACCCCGACGGCACCACCTACGCCGGTCACCTGAACGAGGCCACCGTCTGGGCCGGTGAGGTCCACATGCGCGTCTTCGAGGAGGGCCTCGAGCGCGAGTACGACGAGACGACCGAGCTCGACCTCTGGCTCTGAGATGCGCGCGGAAGACGAACGATACTTCGAGCAACTCGAGTCCCAGCTCGAGGAGGCGTTCGACGTCGCCGAGCGAGCCAAAGAGCGCGGCGGCGACCCAGAACCCGACGTCGAGATTCCGACTGCGCGGGACATGGCCGACCGCGTCGAGAACATCCTGGGGATCGACGGCGTCGCCGAGCGCGTCAGGGAACTCGAGGGCGAGATGTCTCGCGAAGAGGCAGCCCTCGAACTCGCGGAGGATTTCGCAGAAGGGCGCGTCGGTGACTACGAGACGAAAGCCGGCAAGGTCGAGGGCGCGGTTCGAACGGCGGTTGCCCTGCTTACGGAGGGTGTCGTCGCAGCACCGATCGAGGGGATCGACCGGGTCGAGATTCTGACGAACGACGACGGGACGGAGTTCGTCAACGTCTACTACGCCGGCCCGATCCGGTCTGCGGGTGGGACGGCACAGGCACTCTCCGTGCTGGTCGCAGACTACACACGCGCGCTCGTCGGCATCGAGCAGTACGAAGCCAGACAGGAGGAGGTCGAACGGTACGCGGAGGAAATCTCCCTCTACGACAAAGAGACCGGCCTGCAGTACTGCCCGAAGGACAAGGAGGCGAAATTCATCGCCAAACACCTCCCGATCATGCTGGACGGAGAGGCGACCGGCGACGAGGAGGTCTCTGGCTTTCGCGACCTGGAGCGAGTCGACACCAACAGCGCCCGCGGCGGGATGTGTCTCGTGCTTGGTGAGGGGATCGCGCTCAAAGCCCCCAAGATCCAGCGCTACACCCGAAATCTGGACGAGATCGACTGGCCGTGGCTGCAGGATCTGATCGACGGTAATTACGCAGCTGACGCAAGTGATGGAGACGACACAGCTGACGCAGCTGGCTCAGATGACGGAAGCAACGAAGCAGATACGGACGAGAACGCTGAGAACGACGGCGATGATACCGACGGTGACGAAACAGAAGCCGACGAAAGCAGCGACGAAGCCGCTGTCACCGACGAGACAGATACCTCCGACAGCGAACCGGTCGGCCCACCCCGGGCCGAACCGTCGAAGAAGTTCCTCCGGGACCTGATCGCCGGCCGCCCAGTCTTCACGCACCCCAGTTCGCCGGGTGGTTTCCGACTCCGGTACGGCCGCGCGCGAAACCACGGCTTCGCGACCGGCGGCATCCACCCCGCGACGATGCACCTCGTCGACGACTTCCTCGCGACGGGGACCCAGATCAAGACGGAACGACCCGGAAAGGCCCACGGGATCATCCCCGTCGACAGTATCGACGGCCCCACGGTCAAACTCGCAAACGGCGACGTTCGCCGAATCGACGACCCCGAAGAGGCCAAAGAGATCAGAAACGGCGTCGAGAAAATCCTCGATACCGGCGAGTATCTGGTCAACTACGGCGAGTTCGTCGAGAACAACCATCCGCTCGCCCCCGCCTCCTACGTCTACGAGTGGTGGATCCAGGACATGGCGACCGCCGGCGCGGACGTGCAAGCCCTCGAGGACGACCCCCGAATTGACCTCGAGTTTCCCGACCCAGCGGAGGCACTCGAGTGGGCCACGGAATACGACGCACCGTTGCACCCCCAGTACACCTACCTCTGGCACGACATCTCGGTCGAGTCGTTTTGCACCCTTGCCGACGCTGTCGCGGAGGGGTGGGTCGAGGCTGAACCCAGGGAGGGTGCAGGTACGGGAGCGAACGATGACACCCTGGTACTCGAGTGCACCGAGTCAGTGCAGGAGGCACTCGAGACGCTCATCCTCGAACACCGCCAGCGACCGGACGAGAATCGAATCGAGATCGACGACTGGCGGCCGTTCGCTCGAACGCTCGGCTGTGAGCCACGGCAGGCGGTTGCGGACGGTGCGGCGCTGGATTCTGATGTGGGGGATGCAGATTCGGACCAGGCCTCGGACTCGAACTCGAACTCGAACTCGGACTCGAACCCGAACGCAGCCCACGACAACACGCTCCCCATCGAACTCGAGCGCACCTGGGACGACGACGACCTCTCGGAACGCGCCCGCACCTGGGGCCACGAGGACGAAGCCGACGGCGCCAACGCGATCGAGGCAGTCAACGAGGTTGCCCCCTTCGAGGTTCGCGAACGCGCACCCACACGAATCGGGAACCGGATGGGTCGTCCGGAGAAATCCGAGCGCCGCGACCTCAGCCCACCGGTCCACACCCTGTTCCCCATCGGCGAGGCCGGCGGCGCACAGCGCAACGTTGCCGACGCGGCTAAACACGCCGAAACCATGTCGGACACGCCCGGCATCGTCGAGATCCAGATCGGCCGCCAGCAGTGTCCCAGCTGTGGGACGGAGACGTTCAAAAACCGCTGTCCCGACTGCGAAACGCGAACCGAACCCGACTACCGCTGTCCCGACTGCGACCAGTCGCTCGAGCCAGACGATTCCGGCCGCGTCGAATGCGGCCGCTGTGAGATCGAAGGCACCTGTGTCGAACCCCGCGAGATCGACATCAACGACGAATTCCGGAGTGCACTCGAGTCCGTCGGCGAGCGAGAGAACGCCTTCGAGATCCTGAAGGGTGTCAAGGGGCTGACCTCGCAGAACAAGATTCCCGAGCCGATCGAGAAGGGGATCTTGCGCGCCAAACACGACGTCTCGGCGTTCAAGGACGGGACTGTCCGCTACGACATGACGGACTTGCCAGTTACGTCCGTCCGTGCAAACGAACTCGATATCGACGTCGGGCAGCTACAGGCGCTCGGCTACGAGGAGGATATCCACGGTGACCCGCTCACCCACGAGGATCAGTTGGTCGAACTCAACGTACAGGACATCGTCCTCTCGGACGGCGCAGCCGAACACATGATGCAGACGGCCGACTTCATCGACGACCTGCTGGAGCAGTACTACGGACTCGAGCCGTTCTACGAGATCGATGACCGCCAGGAACTCGTCGGCGAGTTGGTGTTCGGGATGGCACCCCACACGAGTGCTGCAACTGTCGGTCGGGTGATTGGTTTCACGAGCGCAGCGGTCGGATACGCTCATCCGTACTTTCACGCCGCGAAACGCCGGAACTGCTTCCATCCCGAGACGGAGATCGTTTATCGTGAAGGGGAGTCGCGGTCTATTTACGACAAGCAGCAGCTCGAATCCGATGACGGGTTGCCACCCGAGGAACGTCCACAACGGGACAGTATTCGCACCTTCGTCGAGGATCGACTCGAGAACCCGGAGCAAGACGATTTCGGTACGGAATATCAGGAGCTCGATGACGATGTCTGGGTACTCTCGTACACAGGTGTGTGCTGTCCGAAACGCGTGACGACCGTCTCGAAGCATCCGGCACCGGATCATCTTCTCTCGATCACGACCGAAAGCGGCCGCAAACTCCGAGTGACACCGGATCACACGATGCTTCGGTTCGACGAAGATTCCTCGGATCGCCTCTCACAAGAATACTGGAAGGCAGAGACGGTATCGGCTCAGGAACTCTCCCCTGGTGACGAACTTCCAACGCCGTCGCCTGTCGGGGAGCGTACAGTCGATGACTTCCTGTTCGGTCCCGTCAAGGAGATCAACGACTTCCCGCCTGCTGTCACAGGCTGGGATGTGATCTCTGATATCGAAATTATTGAATCGGATACTGA
The DNA window shown above is from Natrialba magadii ATCC 43099 and carries:
- a CDS encoding PPC domain-containing DNA-binding protein, which produces MNYRAVDTDAEYVARLDTGADWRAEIESLADEVAADAAWFTALGAVQDAELWFYDQDECEYYPIEFDEPLEVASCVGNVSLLDNERFAHTHAVLSDPDGTTYAGHLNEATVWAGEVHMRVFEEGLEREYDETTELDLWL
- a CDS encoding DNA-directed DNA polymerase II large subunit, producing MRAEDERYFEQLESQLEEAFDVAERAKERGGDPEPDVEIPTARDMADRVENILGIDGVAERVRELEGEMSREEAALELAEDFAEGRVGDYETKAGKVEGAVRTAVALLTEGVVAAPIEGIDRVEILTNDDGTEFVNVYYAGPIRSAGGTAQALSVLVADYTRALVGIEQYEARQEEVERYAEEISLYDKETGLQYCPKDKEAKFIAKHLPIMLDGEATGDEEVSGFRDLERVDTNSARGGMCLVLGEGIALKAPKIQRYTRNLDEIDWPWLQDLIDGNYAADASDGDDTADAAGSDDGSNEADTDENAENDGDDTDGDETEADESSDEAAVTDETDTSDSEPVGPPRAEPSKKFLRDLIAGRPVFTHPSSPGGFRLRYGRARNHGFATGGIHPATMHLVDDFLATGTQIKTERPGKAHGIIPVDSIDGPTVKLANGDVRRIDDPEEAKEIRNGVEKILDTGEYLVNYGEFVENNHPLAPASYVYEWWIQDMATAGADVQALEDDPRIDLEFPDPAEALEWATEYDAPLHPQYTYLWHDISVESFCTLADAVAEGWVEAEPREGAGTGANDDTLVLECTESVQEALETLILEHRQRPDENRIEIDDWRPFARTLGCEPRQAVADGAALDSDVGDADSDQASDSNSNSNSDSNPNAAHDNTLPIELERTWDDDDLSERARTWGHEDEADGANAIEAVNEVAPFEVRERAPTRIGNRMGRPEKSERRDLSPPVHTLFPIGEAGGAQRNVADAAKHAETMSDTPGIVEIQIGRQQCPSCGTETFKNRCPDCETRTEPDYRCPDCDQSLEPDDSGRVECGRCEIEGTCVEPREIDINDEFRSALESVGERENAFEILKGVKGLTSQNKIPEPIEKGILRAKHDVSAFKDGTVRYDMTDLPVTSVRANELDIDVGQLQALGYEEDIHGDPLTHEDQLVELNVQDIVLSDGAAEHMMQTADFIDDLLEQYYGLEPFYEIDDRQELVGELVFGMAPHTSAATVGRVIGFTSAAVGYAHPYFHAAKRRNCFHPETEIVYREGESRSIYDKQQLESDDGLPPEERPQRDSIRTFVEDRLENPEQDDFGTEYQELDDDVWVLSYTGVCCPKRVTTVSKHPAPDHLLSITTESGRKLRVTPDHTMLRFDEDSSDRLSQEYWKAETVSAQELSPGDELPTPSPVGERTVDDFLFGPVKEINDFPPAVTGWDVISDIEIIESDTDYVYCLEVESSNTLSANGIITGQCDGDEDCVMLLLDGLLNFSKSFLPDKRGGKMDAPLVMSSRIDPSEIDDEAHNMDIVSQYPREFYLATREQADPEEVDIQIGEDTLGTDGEYTGFEHTHDTTDIAMGPDLSAYKTLGSMMDKMDAQLELSRKLAAVDETDVAERVIEYHFLPDLIGNLRAFSRQETRCLDCGEKFRRMPLTGDCRECGGRVNLTVHQGSVNKYMQTAIQVAEEYDCRDYTKQRLEVLEKSLESIFENDKNKQSGIEDFM